Part of the Candidatus Thermoplasmatota archaeon genome, GCGCCGAGACGATCACGAAGTGCACGGGCGGCATGGTCGTCAAGGCCGCGAAGGACGAGGGCGGCCCGTACGCCGCCATGAAGGCCGCGGAGCGCATCGCCGAGGCCGCGAAGGAGAAGGGCATCGACTCCCTCCACGTCAAGGTCCGCGCGCCCGGCGGCCACAAGAGCAAGAGCCCGGGCCCCGGCGCCCAGGCCGCGATCCGCGCGCTCGCGCGCGCGGGCATGCGCATCGGCCGCATCGAGGACGTCACGCCCATCCCCCACGACGGAACCCGCAAGAAGGGCGGCCGGCGCGGGCGGAGGGTGTGAGCATGAAGATCGCCCTGCGCTCCTCCACCCCCAACCGCCTCGAGTTCGTGATCGAGGACGTGACGACGGCCTTCGTGAACGCGCTCCGCCGGACCCTCCAAGCGGAGGTCCCGAAGCTCGCGATCGAGGACGTCACGATCTACGACAACACGAGCGCGCTCTTCGACGAGATGGTCGCGCACCGCCTCGGCCTCCTGCCGATCCCGACGGACCTCGCCGCGTTCAACGCGCGCGAGGGCTGCCCGTCGTGCGGCGGCGAGGGCTGCGCGAGCTGCACGGTCCTCTACACCCTGTCGAAGGAGGGCCCCGCGATGGTC contains:
- a CDS encoding 30S ribosomal protein S11 — encoded protein: MTSKWGIANIYASFNNIIITVTDLTGAETITKCTGGMVVKAAKDEGGPYAAMKAAERIAEAAKEKGIDSLHVKVRAPGGHKSKSPGPGAQAAIRALARAGMRIGRIEDVTPIPHDGTRKKGGRRGRRV